A single genomic interval of Halobacillus halophilus DSM 2266 harbors:
- a CDS encoding four-helix bundle copper-binding protein — protein MPVTGSSPLLKKADLLKNCCQAYAYAVEVHQNNSRMAEEMCKSCAEVCRACAEDCLKLEQDSLSEDTYQMCLKYAEMCEKIMGFQTRSTRKEGKESI, from the coding sequence ATGCCTGTGACTGGTTCCAGCCCATTATTAAAAAAAGCTGATTTGTTAAAAAATTGCTGTCAAGCTTATGCTTATGCTGTAGAGGTTCATCAGAATAACAGTCGAATGGCAGAAGAGATGTGCAAGTCCTGTGCTGAAGTCTGCCGGGCATGTGCGGAAGACTGTCTTAAACTTGAACAGGACTCTCTTAGTGAAGATACGTATCAGATGTGTTTAAAATATGCAGAGATGTGTGAAAAAATTATGGGTTTTCAGACCCGTTCCACAAGAAAAGAGGGGAAGGAATCCATTTAG
- a CDS encoding Na-translocating system protein MpsC family protein yields MEERSLQSEISSYIGKLLRDNFGKGPASVYVTIQKPYVTIYLKDFLAPMEKLLVGQNNKDKVEETRDLLMQELIPDIKATFRATAGLELNSLYYDWSLTNRSGMIIGVIQSDEELDPSVKDYQHKAALHEEIKKVSKQAEKIPEEVSSFKINDRTIVVERNGILVAIEKEMIRSGFGEQLRMAKRRLEKRLLHQLSLEKVLQLKVEDIFVDWDFDSDLSHIILIVKPES; encoded by the coding sequence ATGGAGGAACGTTCACTGCAATCTGAAATATCCAGCTATATCGGGAAGCTTTTGCGTGATAACTTCGGAAAAGGACCGGCTTCTGTTTACGTTACCATTCAAAAACCTTATGTAACCATTTACTTGAAGGATTTTCTGGCTCCTATGGAAAAGCTCCTAGTGGGTCAGAATAATAAAGATAAAGTTGAGGAAACCCGTGATTTACTTATGCAGGAATTAATTCCTGACATAAAAGCAACATTCCGTGCCACGGCTGGATTAGAATTGAACTCCCTTTATTACGACTGGTCGCTGACAAATCGTTCTGGGATGATAATTGGAGTGATTCAATCCGATGAAGAGTTAGATCCGTCCGTGAAGGATTATCAGCACAAAGCGGCTCTTCACGAGGAAATAAAAAAAGTTTCCAAGCAGGCGGAAAAAATTCCGGAAGAGGTTAGCTCTTTTAAAATCAACGACCGCACGATCGTAGTGGAGCGTAATGGTATCCTTGTGGCTATTGAAAAAGAAATGATTCGCTCAGGATTTGGTGAACAATTAAGAATGGCTAAACGCCGTCTTGAGAAGAGACTGCTCCATCAGCTGTCTTTAGAAAAAGTATTACAACTGAAAGTAGAAGACATCTTTGTGGATTGGGATTTTGACTCTGACTTAAGTCATATTATTTTAATTGTGAAGCCTGAAAGCTGA